From Gottschalkiaceae bacterium SANA:
ATCCAATATTTCTTCGAAGTTTCATCGTCCCCCCCCTCATTTCATTTGTCGTTCTTTTTATACCCGCTATTTCCCGCAAAATCCCTGTTAACTATTTCAATTACATACATTTTAAGGCAAGAAAAAAGGAAAATCCAATGATTCCTCATTAGATATTCCTTCCTTCTCATTTGCTTTTTGCTACTTCTCATATGGGATTTCCGGAATGGTTGATCCGCTTGCTCCATCATATCCCTTATATTCTTGATGAATCCAATTTTCATACTTGCTACCACAATTAAATTCTCGATTCCATTTGGCAATATATGCCTGTACAGGTGTCGGAAAGGAGTCGTAGTGATACTCCCCCACCTTGGTTGATGAATCGACATCACGATTTCCAACAAAAAATGCAAATTTCACTGGTAATCCATCATCTGCGATAGGCACCCAGTCATCGAAAATTCGCTTAAAGTTGCTGTCGTTTTCCTTTTTAGGATCGGTCTGCATATGAATAACCATTCGTTTCTTCTTAGGATCTTCACTGTCATGTTCATGATCAAAATCTTCAATAACATCGATAATAAACCAATCTGCGCTAGCATCCATCAAGTCCCGTTGATGAGTGGCATGATCGCTTTTCTGAGAATTAAAGGTATCTCTCTCCACCAAATCCAACTCCATGTCTAAGCCGGCATTGGAATTTATATTTTTAATTTCCAGTGCATTAGAAGTGAAATTCGTCTGTCCTTCATTTTCCTGATAGTCAATAACCATTCCAAAAAACAAATCATCGCTCGTTGCCGAGTATTGATCCAAATCATAATACCATGGTCGATCTACATCACCCGGTTTGTGGATTGCCTTCACATTATAATATTCTGTGTTCAGCGGCCAATACCACTCTGGGTCTTCATAATTGTATTCCTGACTGTTACTAGATCCCGCATTACCATCATCGTATTTCATCAATCTGACTTGAATCTCCATATGATAATACTCGCTCTCGAGTGGAACAACCGTCAGACTTTCATGGTCGCCAATGATCCAATTGTTATCATAGGGTTCCAAGGTAATTTCACCATATATGGTCGATTCGGTTCGCTCAGGTCGTTTCGACAGACTTGCGTGAGAAAAAACCTCATGAGTCGGACAATAAACAAATAATTTTCCATCCTTAATTGCCGCTTCGTATGCTGTTGGCGTATTCGACGGACAGACTACTTGATCATCGAATCCAATATTACTATATTCGCTGGCATCGACCGCCTTTGCAATATAAGTATTTAGCTTGCTCTCTCCATCCGTTAAATCATCAAAAGCATAAGGACTTTTGGAGTCAAATTGATGAGTTTGAAAACCATTAATGATAAAGTCCATCTGGTCCTGGCAAGCTTCAATCTTCGCCTTGCCCTCCGCTCCGAAAATACTGGGTGCAGCAATGGCAATAATGGAACCCAGCAAAGCAATAATAAGAACCACTTCTATTAAGGTAAAACCCCGCTTCCTTCTAAACCGCATAACCCGCCTCCCCAATTTGTACACACCTTACTCATTATAACCAGAATTGTCAGATAACTTCATTCTCAGTATACTTGATTTTTCTTATAAAATCACTTTATTTTCCCAAATATGACATGAATTAATAAAAAATACTCTTTATGGATCATTATTCTTGAGTTGTTTACCTACACGATCTGCCATTCATGGTTCACTCCGTTACGAATTCGCAATTTCACCTCTCAACCTAGTTAAATGAACGTCTATGAAAAGGGATGTTTGACACTTACACTTATCGCAAAAAAAAACGAGCAAACTTCTGCTCGTCTCTTTCTTTTTATGGCAAGTACGTATCAAATCCCGAATAATTTATGGGATTACTATACCAAAATGAATATGGTTTGCCACTTTCTTCGTGCTCCGTATCATAATCAATCTCCCAATTTTTCATATTTACCTGCACCGGTGTTGGATATGCATCAGCATAATAGATACCATTTTTCAACTTTGGATCAATGGACTCCGAACGTTTCCCCATAAAAAAAGCAAATTTTATATCCCCAAGAGACTCATCTGCCACCGGAACGTCCGTTTCAAACAAGGGTCGAAACTGATTGTCTGCATCCATCATATGCACCACCATCGTCTTCATGGTATCGCTCTTAGGAACAATATCAATAAGAAGCCAATCCGTCTCCCCATCAAATAGATCTCGTTGATGCACTTTATTCACCGTCAATTCAGGATCAAACTCCGACTCTTTCATAATATCCAGATTTACCTGATCCAAGGCATTGGAGTTTACATTCTTCAATTCAAGGGCATTCGAACTAAAATTAATACCGCCTTCCGTTTCTTGAAAATCAATGGCCAAGGCAAAAGATAGATCCTGATTCGTCGCATTGTATGTTGCCAAATCATATCCTTCCGGTCTTGATGTCGTTCCATTTGGGAGTTCCTTAACCGAATAGTAATTAGTAGGAATCTCTAAATACCAATCTGGATCATCATATTGATACTCATAAATAGGATCATTTCCGTCATCATTTCCATCGTCATACAAGACCAATTGAAATCCAATTTCCATATGATAATACTGGCTCTCAATCGGCAAAACAAAAAAGCTTTCATGATCCCCAACAATCCAATTGTTATCCGCAGCCGTCCAACCATCCATCGCCGTATATTTTGTTGATTCGGTTTTTGACGGCCGTGGCGACAGTGATCCATGAGAATAGACCTTATGGGTTAAACAATAAACATATAATTGGCCATCCTTACTTGCCGCTTCGTATGCAGTCGATCTATCTGATGGGCAAATTACTTGATCATTAAATCCAATATTGATATATTCGCTGGAATCAATTGCCTTTGCAATATAAGCGTTCAGCTTGATTTCTCCATCCGCCAAGGTGTCAAAAGCATATGGACTCTTGTTGTTAAATTGTTCCGTTTGAAATCCATTTACAATAAAATCCATTTGATCCTGACAAGCTTCAGTCTTCGCCTTTCCTTCTACGCCAAAAATACTCGGTGCAGCAATCGTAATGATCGAACCCAGTAGGCCAAGAATAATCAATAATTCTACTAATGTGAAACCCCTACGTCTTCTCACCAACATAAATTCCCCCAAAATACCAAATTCCCTCTATCTAGAAAGTGGAATTGTCTGGCAATTCCTTTTTCTAGTATATCTTGTTTTATCGATAAAATCACGCATAATTTCAGTGTTTTAATTTAAAGTATCAAAAAAGCGATCCTAATGGATCGCCATGTCTAACTTATTGATACTTTGCAAGGTACCATCAATCGATAATTTATAGGCAATTTCTACTTTTCCATGTCCTTCTGGATCCAGTGAATAGGAAAGAGACATGGTATCAATCTGCAAGCTCAATTCCCCAAAGGGCGTTTGATAATTCGATCGCGATGTTTTTCCTGCTTCAAAATCCATCTGTGTCAATAATTCACCCTCGCGAATCATCTGAATCTTACCCTCTTTCACCTTTAACGTAGTTATGGTCCCTGCCATCCCCATCACTTCTGTTTCTTCATATCGATAACAGGTCCATTCTCCATCTTGAAACATGACTGCTTCCGTGTTAAATTCCATTTTATCGACTTCGCCGTCGGTTTCCTGCTCCGCATTTATTTGAATTCGTACTTCTTCCATCAGATCCTCCTAATAATTCTCAATGCTGATTTTTTTCACGTGAATCATAGGAAGCGAGACAATGCGACTTCCTGTTTCCCGAAATTTTTCTGGATCATCGCTTACAAAAAAACGATACTCCGCTGCATCCGTGCGATCTGCCAAAAGTCCCTGTGACGCTAGTTGCGCCTGGACGGCCAAAGCCGTCTCTTTCGCCGGGTTGACCAATCGAACCTCTTTGCCCATCACCCTTCGAAGGGTTGTCTCCAGAATCGGATAATGGGTACACCCCATAACCATGGTGTCCACCTTTGCCGCCTTCATCTCAGTCAAATATTTTTCCGCTGTTAGCCGAGCAATCTCCGTATCCTGCCAGCCTTCTTCCACAATTTGAACAAAGAGTGGGCAAGGGATTGATTCGATTTCCGCTTCAGGCAGCATGCGTCGAATCGCTTCTTGATAAGCCCCAGAACGGACAGTACCCGTCGTTCCAATCACGCCAATCTTCCCCTTCTCGCTTTCTCGAACAGCGCCCTTGGCTCCTGGCTCCACAACCCCGACCATAGGAATGTCAAATAAGTCCGCAACCTCTGGTACCGCCAGTGCGCTGGCCGTATTGCAAGCGACAACAATCGCTTTGACGTGATGTCTCATTAAAAATCGAATATTTTGTTTGGAATATTTGATGATGGTTTCTTTCGACTTGGTCCCATAGGGAATCCGAGCTGTGTCTCCAAAGTAAATCAAATTTTCCTTTGGCAACACCTTTCTCAACTCCTTAACTACGGTCAATCCACCAAATCCAGAATCAAAAATTCCGATCGCTTGGTTATTCATTCTTCATTCCTCATTTTTTTATATTGTCTTGCGCCCTCTAAAATCAATGACTTTACGGATTTCATATGGCTGATCATGGCTCTTCTCGTCTCGTTAGGATCTCCCTTGATAAAAGCATTTAATATTCTCGTATGTTCCTCCGGTAAAGATGGCGCTTCAGCCGCATCATTTAAATAAACCATACGAAATCGGTTCACCTGTTCCGACAAGTCTTCCAATATCTGAATTAATTGTTGATTTCTAGATGCCTGCCGAATAATCCGATGAAACTCCACATCTTTTTTCATTGCTTCTTTCATCTGATTGTTATCCATATAGGAGATAAAGGCTTGCAAACAAA
This genomic window contains:
- the murI gene encoding glutamate racemase, whose amino-acid sequence is MNNQAIGIFDSGFGGLTVVKELRKVLPKENLIYFGDTARIPYGTKSKETIIKYSKQNIRFLMRHHVKAIVVACNTASALAVPEVADLFDIPMVGVVEPGAKGAVRESEKGKIGVIGTTGTVRSGAYQEAIRRMLPEAEIESIPCPLFVQIVEEGWQDTEIARLTAEKYLTEMKAAKVDTMVMGCTHYPILETTLRRVMGKEVRLVNPAKETALAVQAQLASQGLLADRTDAAEYRFFVSDDPEKFRETGSRIVSLPMIHVKKISIENY
- a CDS encoding GntR family transcriptional regulator encodes the protein MLKIEQYQPLREVVFENIRSAIQSGELRPGERLMEVQLAESLGVSRTPVREAIRKLEKAGLVTISPRRGVYVAEISLEDTENILEIRGCLEGKAAELAATRISKEEQEALAICLQAFISYMDNNQMKEAMKKDVEFHRIIRQASRNQQLIQILEDLSEQVNRFRMVYLNDAAEAPSLPEEHTRILNAFIKGDPNETRRAMISHMKSVKSLILEGARQYKKMRNEE